Proteins from a single region of Oncorhynchus tshawytscha isolate Ot180627B unplaced genomic scaffold, Otsh_v2.0 Un_contig_7554_pilon_pilon, whole genome shotgun sequence:
- the LOC112230089 gene encoding CREB3 regulatory factor, which translates to MPQPGMNGMEPAFGEAYGSRGCLLSPYPLAVSPLGGRTEYDQSVLLMLGSPATPRKRPFELLSDLVDDGGFGEELHVERWDVSALDDITRYTKLGLGGELASTEDAVLMGRWSGTREEEEEERRKRKAQAIAQQQTSHVTTMMVTHLHGNGITMTPDPCLGHAQRGRVVREQVGLDVTMAMERVTEKGGQDGGMRVPTVEVYQVAEEEEVAAAVLAAAEVVAAVTETSGILTGGSVLEHNYSLTQGGDRPSPSSPSSETETEEEVEGQEEGEREEEEEREEQEEVLLEEEEEEEEGEDGAGDETAVEAELSSSSETEFEVEPERRGGPGERPQKRRCFWEYRHAHARDSGRQKKTGGEVRWSLSWSSSTLPSTLYRREGKKGRRKARKTDASDLTPNPVKLTNIGEQLQKLNATIDGMGPVNDLPVVARARSRKEKNKLASRACRLKKKAQHEANKIKLWGLNQEYENLLGALLRIKDVIGQRVERSGEEVDKDERGMTQRLEDILKESSGPLVAGRTKEFVQRILEVSGGGLTKAGAKGKDTQTPPPPGEGTAA; encoded by the exons ATGCCTCAG CCGGGCATGAATGGGATGGAGCCTGCGTTTGGCGAGGCGTATGGGAGCCGTGGCTGTCTCCTCAGCCCCTACCCCCTGGCTGTCTCCCCTCTAGGGGGCAGGACCGAATATGACCAG AGCGTGCTCCTGATGCTGGGCTCTCCAGCGACGCCACGGAAACGGCCCTTTGAGTTGCTAAGCGACCTGGTGGACGACGGGGGCTTCGGCGAGGAGCTGCACGTGGAGCGTTGGGACGTGTCGGCGCTGGATGACATCACACGCTACACCAAGCTGGGCCTCGGGGGGGAGCTGGCGAGCACAGAGGACGCCGTGCTGATGGGCCGTTGGAGCGGGAcccgggaggaagaggaggaggagaggaggaagaggaaggcacAGGCCATAGCTCAGCAGCAGACATCACATGTAACCACGATGATGGTAACGCATCTCCACGGAAACGGCATCACAATGACCCCCGACCCCTGTCTAGGCCACGCCCAGAGAGGCAGGGTGGTCAGAGAGCAGGTGGGACTTGATGTTACCATGGCGATGGAAAGGGTGACAGAAAAAGGAGGACAGGATGGGGGGATGAGGGTTCCTACGGTGGAGGTGTACCAGgtggcagaggaggaggaggttgccGCAGCTGTGTTGGCAGCGGCGGAAGTCGTTGCCGCGGTGACTGAGACGTCTGGGATTCTTACGGGGGGGTCAGTGTTGGAACACAACTACTCTCTGACCCAGGGGGGGGATAGACCCTCGCCCTCCAGCCCCAgctctgagacagagacagaagaggaggtagaggggcaggaggagggagagagggaggaggaggaggagagggaagagcaaGAAGAGGTAttgttggaggaggaagaggaggaggaggaaggggaggacggAGCAGGGGATGAGACTGCGGTGGAAGCAGAACTGTCCAGCTCGTCAGAAACAGAATTTG aGGTGGAACCAGAGCGGAGGGGTGGTCCAGGGGAACGGCCCCAGAAGAGAAGGTGTTTCTGGGAGTACCGCCACGCTCACGCACGGGACTCTGGGAGACAGAAGAAGACTGGAGGGGAGGTCCGATGGTCCCTCTCCTGGAGCTCTAGCACCCTACCTAGTACCCTATACCGCAGAGAGG gaAAGAAAGGAAGGCGCAAAGCGAGGAAGACGGACGCCAGCgacctgacccctaaccctgtgAAGCTCACAAACATCGGCGAACAGCTGCAGAAACTCAACGCCACCATAGATGGGATGGGTCCTGTTAACGACCTGCCTGTTGTGGCCAGGGCACGCTCACGCAAAGAGAAGAACAAACTAGCTTCCAG GGCCTGTCGGTTGAAGAAGAAAGCGCAACACGAAGCCAACAAGATCAAGCTGTGGGGACTCAACCAGGAGTACG agaacCTTTTGGGGGCGTTGCTGAGGATCAAGGACGTGATTGGTCAGAGGGTGGAGCGCAGCGGAGAGGAGGTGGACAAAGATGAACGAGGGATGACCCAGAGACTGGAGGACATACTGAAAGAGTCcagtg GTCCTCTAGTGGCTGGACGGACCAAAGAGTTTGTCCAGAGGATCCTGGAGGTGAGTGGAGGGGGGCTGACCAAGGCTGGGGCCAAGGGCAAAGACACACAGACCCCCCCTCCACCGGGAGAGGGGACAGCTGCCTAA